One genomic segment of Acinetobacter sp. C26M includes these proteins:
- a CDS encoding TetR/AcrR family transcriptional regulator: MSNKSEKRSRAPQQRQIERTNQILDCMESLLREKDPDDIGLAEISKITGIGLPSIYYHFPNKNSILIALAERVHELWRENIRSYQVSHTDSWQALILQILWIGANYLNHHAFVPKLMLSSTAPAETKAVDTNQSANLAIAIMEKLDTYYEGINRERYTEKMIIAMYILDGIWKNAFLQYNALPDEIVKESHKALISYLRCYFPEDLEHRN, from the coding sequence GTGTCTAATAAGAGTGAAAAACGTAGCAGAGCTCCTCAGCAAAGGCAGATAGAAAGAACCAATCAAATTTTAGATTGCATGGAATCTCTGCTCAGGGAAAAAGATCCTGATGATATTGGTTTGGCAGAGATTTCTAAAATCACAGGTATCGGCTTACCCTCCATTTATTATCATTTTCCGAATAAAAATAGTATCTTAATTGCACTTGCAGAAAGAGTTCATGAGCTATGGAGAGAAAATATTCGTTCCTATCAAGTTTCTCATACTGACTCATGGCAAGCGTTAATTCTTCAGATTTTATGGATAGGTGCAAACTATCTAAATCATCACGCTTTTGTCCCTAAATTAATGTTGAGCAGTACTGCGCCAGCTGAAACAAAAGCAGTAGATACCAATCAAAGTGCAAATCTAGCTATCGCGATTATGGAAAAATTAGACACATATTACGAAGGTATAAACAGAGAGCGATATACTGAAAAGATGATTATTGCGATGTATATATTGGATGGGATCTGGAAGAATGCCTTTCTGCAATATAACGCTCTCCCTGATGAAATTGTGAAAGAGTCCCACAAAGCGCTTATTTCTTATTTAAGATGCTATTTTCCAGAAGATTTGGAACATAGAAATTAA
- a CDS encoding TetR/AcrR family transcriptional regulator, with amino-acid sequence MTMMENKIGRPSKAHERSYEILQAAVSVVAREGLEGITFAKVAEASGMQRTLVHHYFSSRADLINAFIEYYISEMGTEIIHRFSGKPLSERIVMLFTPEVYRSQDDLIVWLELVAQSARNPLIKQMLHDLWTQHWLPDFESQLAQEYPNATQDAISSTAYVLACLFEAYWGFSVQGVTDTQKQKQMEQTVLMLLNRLM; translated from the coding sequence ATGACGATGATGGAAAACAAGATAGGAAGACCGAGTAAAGCGCATGAACGATCATATGAAATTCTTCAAGCTGCTGTTTCAGTCGTTGCGAGGGAAGGACTAGAAGGAATTACTTTTGCCAAAGTAGCGGAAGCATCAGGCATGCAACGTACGCTAGTTCATCATTATTTTTCTTCACGTGCAGATTTAATCAATGCTTTCATAGAGTATTACATTAGCGAAATGGGGACTGAAATTATTCATCGTTTCAGTGGAAAACCATTGAGCGAAAGAATTGTCATGTTATTCACGCCCGAAGTTTATCGGAGTCAGGATGATTTGATTGTTTGGCTAGAACTGGTTGCGCAAAGTGCTAGAAATCCCTTGATCAAGCAGATGTTGCATGATCTTTGGACACAGCACTGGCTGCCTGATTTTGAAAGTCAGTTGGCGCAGGAGTATCCAAACGCAACTCAAGATGCGATTAGTTCGACTGCTTACGTACTGGCTTGTTTATTTGAAGCATATTGGGGATTCAGTGTGCAAGGTGTTACCGACACACAGAAACAAAAGCAAATGGAACAAACGGTATTAATGCTGTTGAATCGTTTAATGTGA
- a CDS encoding FAD-binding oxidoreductase, whose amino-acid sequence MNHFNEEMENFNPSTLPFRSLGGWVEEPSDLQPELEGSDSADVIVVGAGFAGLSTALELNARGAKVIVLEQEFGGFGASGRNAGYLLGSMGIEFEMFAKRVGVEHARKFVNFYDEAVCYVEKRLAELEIQCDYNPSGIIRAAIDPSQEKWLRRSMEVGRELGSITRFVDQAEMRARGIPPAFLFGSEQRGGTLNPGKYVGGLRRTAIQAGVKLYEKTPLLSYSEGAEITCKTPRGRATAPIVVLATNAFTPQLGLLRDKVAPIRVSAIETQQLSPKQLASLGWQNREGIITPHLMMESHRLTAHNTMVLTVKKLNYVYGSKTPNVPDQDAYAALAQTLRQRHPTLQGLGIKHCWSGYVSVAYDFLPVVGTTGTHQNIIYVAGCTGHGLATQSFMGQLLAEKIKGDENPILKALYHKTPSTLPEPLQWCAFKTAFSAAAFYDRLTDRKARSMSTDSEI is encoded by the coding sequence ATGAATCATTTCAATGAAGAAATGGAGAACTTCAATCCAAGCACATTGCCATTTCGATCTCTTGGTGGCTGGGTAGAAGAACCAAGTGATCTTCAGCCTGAACTGGAAGGTTCCGACAGCGCTGATGTCATTGTGGTTGGGGCTGGATTTGCGGGGCTCTCCACTGCCCTTGAGCTGAATGCCCGTGGTGCAAAAGTGATTGTGCTTGAACAGGAGTTCGGTGGCTTTGGTGCCAGTGGCCGTAATGCTGGTTATCTGCTTGGCAGTATGGGCATTGAGTTTGAAATGTTCGCAAAACGCGTCGGTGTTGAGCACGCACGAAAATTCGTGAATTTTTATGACGAGGCCGTGTGCTACGTCGAAAAGCGTCTAGCCGAGTTGGAAATTCAATGTGATTACAATCCTTCTGGCATCATACGTGCTGCGATTGATCCTTCTCAGGAAAAATGGCTACGTCGCAGTATGGAAGTTGGTCGTGAACTGGGTTCAATCACTCGCTTTGTAGATCAAGCCGAGATGCGCGCTCGCGGTATTCCACCAGCGTTTCTATTTGGTAGTGAGCAACGTGGCGGCACGCTCAATCCTGGTAAATATGTCGGCGGTTTACGTCGTACGGCAATTCAGGCAGGCGTTAAGCTCTATGAAAAAACGCCCTTGCTGTCTTATAGTGAAGGCGCGGAGATAACCTGCAAGACTCCACGGGGTCGTGCAACTGCCCCAATCGTAGTATTGGCGACAAATGCGTTCACACCACAGTTGGGGTTACTACGTGATAAAGTTGCGCCAATACGTGTATCAGCAATTGAAACCCAACAGTTGTCTCCAAAGCAATTGGCATCGCTAGGTTGGCAGAATCGAGAAGGAATTATTACACCGCATCTCATGATGGAGAGTCATCGTCTCACAGCACACAATACGATGGTGTTGACGGTGAAGAAGTTAAATTATGTTTATGGTTCAAAGACTCCGAATGTGCCAGATCAAGATGCCTATGCTGCACTGGCACAGACCTTGCGTCAGCGTCATCCTACCTTGCAAGGTCTTGGTATTAAGCATTGCTGGAGTGGTTACGTTAGCGTGGCATATGATTTTCTGCCTGTGGTAGGTACTACAGGAACGCATCAAAATATTATCTATGTTGCTGGCTGTACTGGGCATGGGCTTGCTACTCAGTCCTTTATGGGGCAGTTACTTGCCGAGAAAATCAAAGGCGATGAGAATCCTATTTTAAAAGCCCTGTATCATAAAACGCCTTCGACCCTCCCTGAACCATTGCAGTGGTGTGCTTTTAAAACCGCTTTCTCAGCGGCTGCTTTTTATGATCGTCTAACTGACCGTAAAGCACGTTCTATGAGTACAGATTCGGAGATATAA
- a CDS encoding lipocalin family protein translates to MQLIKRTMIFSGLIASLGFLGSFTTHAETQIPKAVDKIEVDKYVGKWYEIAHFPMYFQRKCVSDTTANYSLNADKTIVVLNSCRTKTGETISSAGVGYPQNEGNSMLKVSFLPSGLRWIPFTKGDYWVLRVDSNYRVALVGGPSHKYLWILSRDPNLDAATYQSYVQTARDYGYDISKLVRTPQK, encoded by the coding sequence ATGCAACTTATTAAACGAACAATGATTTTCTCAGGTTTGATTGCTTCTTTAGGTTTTTTAGGCTCTTTTACAACGCATGCAGAAACCCAAATTCCTAAAGCAGTGGATAAGATTGAGGTCGATAAGTATGTCGGCAAGTGGTATGAGATAGCACATTTTCCGATGTATTTTCAGCGAAAATGTGTGAGTGATACTACAGCCAATTATTCGCTCAATGCTGATAAAACCATTGTTGTACTGAACAGTTGTCGTACAAAAACAGGGGAAACCATTAGTTCTGCAGGCGTCGGTTATCCCCAAAATGAAGGTAATAGTATGCTAAAAGTTAGCTTCTTGCCTTCTGGATTACGATGGATTCCGTTCACCAAAGGAGATTACTGGGTTCTAAGAGTTGATTCTAATTACCGTGTCGCATTGGTAGGAGGCCCATCTCATAAGTACCTGTGGATTTTATCAAGAGATCCAAATCTAGATGCAGCAACGTATCAATCGTATGTGCAAACTGCACGCGATTACGGATATGATATTTCTAAGCTGGTTCGCACTCCACAGAAATAA
- a CDS encoding phytanoyl-CoA dioxygenase family protein, with amino-acid sequence MSMQLRRVDKNVDLQELFGILKEDGAVILEGFASLDQIKQMNLDFDQPVIDTGPGTKKDDIDELLKQFHGYQTTRVNNLVTHSKTFREQILNHDLIHALGEHFFREESGDWWLQATQLIQIGPGNSAQALHRDLENYPAIIGLGKSGPCVTANCMIALTDFTEDNGATRVVPGSHLWDDFNMSVEDRFKHEDTIPALMKAGDMLIWEGKVVHSGGENKTQNEYRRGITIPLTPAYFTPEETYAFSIDLEIVKTLPARVQKMIGFRSVFPITGNGLWQHNYERLEEYLGLD; translated from the coding sequence ATGTCTATGCAATTAAGAAGAGTGGACAAAAATGTCGATTTACAAGAACTTTTTGGCATTCTCAAAGAAGATGGTGCAGTGATTTTAGAAGGATTTGCGAGTCTTGATCAGATTAAGCAAATGAATCTGGATTTTGATCAACCTGTGATTGATACTGGGCCAGGAACAAAAAAAGATGATATAGATGAATTGCTTAAACAATTCCATGGCTACCAGACAACTCGAGTGAATAATTTAGTCACGCATAGTAAAACGTTTAGAGAGCAGATCTTGAATCATGATCTGATTCATGCGCTTGGCGAACATTTTTTTAGAGAAGAAAGTGGTGATTGGTGGCTGCAAGCGACTCAATTAATTCAAATTGGTCCAGGTAATTCAGCGCAAGCGCTCCATCGAGACTTAGAAAACTATCCAGCTATTATTGGCTTGGGTAAAAGTGGGCCATGTGTCACAGCGAATTGTATGATCGCTTTAACAGATTTTACCGAAGATAATGGCGCAACTCGTGTTGTTCCGGGTAGTCATCTCTGGGATGATTTTAATATGTCGGTTGAAGATCGCTTTAAACACGAAGATACAATTCCTGCACTTATGAAAGCTGGCGATATGTTGATTTGGGAAGGTAAGGTGGTACATTCTGGGGGAGAAAACAAAACTCAAAATGAGTATAGACGCGGTATTACCATACCGTTGACGCCAGCTTATTTTACGCCAGAAGAAACTTATGCCTTCTCAATTGATCTGGAAATTGTGAAAACATTACCTGCGCGTGTGCAAAAAATGATTGGATTTAGATCCGTTTTTCCAATTACAGGTAATGGTTTATGGCAACATAATTATGAAAGATTAGAAGAGTATCTCGGTCTGGATTAA
- a CDS encoding alpha/beta fold hydrolase, with translation MKRLIFPLYQPLCILAVFSVLITSGCQVVSLKKQTLHTTIANERNSILTQNKLSGASLNLLYMSDMDMKLCMKNPDACIVDLEKIPQVQTEQLLSAASELYLSKALTLADSNDCKINKNPKTSAKPAPQVNECLDQQLQALDKSIRYSYAYLFKTSRQPQDRIFDNRQVQIRDFYNQALNQLVNVYSAKNSSATIPDSIQIGESTYKIDIDSYPKLQGKKLEKFTSSYNMNFSGLRTINRRDGFGADFVAVLHTKENDPKNGNPYILDPLSYAYPNGVNPNIHQAHYLASTLIAQPVDEQATLSEILNRPDFKIKIYDPYNVEKIKIEDKEYSLAANFSAPYGLWLAENNLGSAAYLTLIDRNQRLTMPHLYMLEPYNPNKKVIVLIHGLASSPEAWIAVTNEIMGDKTLREHYQVWQVFYSTNMPILESRFQISALLKQTFASLNPQDPASQNAVLIGHSMGGIISRLLVSHADISKEALPMMSNHVQARMRKHPVIGERLKMEPIPNFDRVIFLAAPHRGTSYADRWFTVTARKIIGLPSAFLKTLTDTLTSYDDDLKDFVRTINNRLQNGPSDLSNKSEFMELTSDIQPKEGLVFHSIMGNITKSNDTDTITDGIVPYKSAHLEGAISEKIIKGGHSIQIKPETVLELRRILSQHLTEHGLYKVKN, from the coding sequence ATGAAAAGACTTATATTTCCTTTATATCAGCCACTGTGTATTCTGGCTGTATTTAGCGTTCTGATAACAAGTGGCTGTCAGGTGGTTAGCCTAAAAAAACAGACACTGCATACCACCATTGCCAATGAACGTAACAGTATTCTCACTCAAAATAAATTAAGTGGCGCTAGCCTGAATCTGCTCTATATGTCCGATATGGATATGAAACTGTGCATGAAAAATCCAGATGCATGTATTGTCGATCTGGAAAAAATTCCTCAGGTACAGACAGAACAATTATTATCAGCCGCTAGCGAGTTATATCTCTCTAAAGCCCTGACTCTTGCAGACTCAAATGATTGCAAAATAAATAAAAACCCTAAAACCAGCGCTAAACCCGCTCCACAGGTGAATGAATGTTTAGACCAACAACTGCAAGCTTTAGATAAAAGTATTCGGTACAGCTATGCCTATCTGTTTAAGACCTCTCGTCAGCCTCAAGACCGTATTTTCGATAACCGTCAGGTGCAAATTCGGGACTTCTATAATCAGGCACTGAACCAGTTAGTAAATGTGTACAGTGCTAAGAATTCATCAGCGACGATTCCAGACAGTATTCAAATTGGTGAAAGTACTTATAAGATTGATATTGATTCATATCCCAAGCTACAAGGCAAAAAGCTTGAGAAATTTACCTCAAGCTACAACATGAACTTCTCTGGATTACGAACCATTAACCGTCGTGATGGTTTCGGTGCAGATTTCGTCGCGGTTTTGCACACTAAAGAAAATGATCCCAAAAATGGAAATCCATATATTCTTGATCCACTGAGCTATGCTTACCCAAATGGCGTTAATCCCAATATCCACCAAGCCCATTATCTTGCGTCGACGCTGATTGCCCAGCCAGTCGATGAGCAAGCCACACTCAGCGAGATACTCAATCGGCCTGATTTCAAAATAAAAATCTACGATCCTTACAATGTAGAAAAGATCAAAATTGAAGATAAAGAATATTCTCTTGCTGCGAACTTCTCTGCACCCTATGGTTTATGGTTAGCGGAGAATAACTTGGGCTCTGCTGCATATCTAACCTTGATTGACCGTAATCAACGTTTGACCATGCCTCATCTATATATGCTTGAACCTTATAATCCGAATAAAAAAGTGATTGTATTGATCCATGGACTCGCTAGTAGCCCAGAGGCGTGGATTGCGGTGACCAATGAAATTATGGGTGATAAGACGCTACGTGAGCATTATCAGGTGTGGCAGGTATTTTACTCAACCAATATGCCTATTCTGGAAAGTCGCTTTCAGATTTCTGCTTTACTGAAACAAACGTTTGCCTCTCTCAATCCCCAAGACCCTGCATCTCAAAATGCTGTTCTGATTGGTCATAGCATGGGAGGAATTATTAGCCGCCTTTTAGTCAGTCATGCGGATATTTCAAAAGAAGCCTTACCGATGATGAGTAACCACGTGCAAGCACGGATGAGAAAACATCCCGTCATAGGCGAACGCTTAAAGATGGAACCGATTCCAAACTTTGATCGCGTCATTTTCCTCGCTGCGCCTCATCGTGGAACTAGCTACGCCGACCGCTGGTTTACCGTTACTGCACGAAAGATTATTGGACTGCCCTCAGCATTTTTAAAAACATTAACCGATACACTGACAAGTTATGATGATGATCTGAAAGATTTTGTCAGAACCATCAATAACAGGCTGCAAAATGGCCCTAGCGATCTGAGTAATAAATCTGAATTTATGGAACTCACCTCGGATATACAGCCTAAAGAAGGTCTAGTTTTTCATTCCATCATGGGTAATATCACCAAAAGTAATGATACTGATACTATTACCGATGGCATTGTTCCTTATAAAAGTGCTCATTTAGAAGGTGCGATTTCAGAGAAAATCATTAAAGGTGGGCATTCTATTCAAATAAAGCCTGAAACGGTATTGGAACTTCGCCGTATCTTGAGCCAACATTTAACCGAGCATGGTTTATACAAAGTGAAAAACTAA
- a CDS encoding alpha/beta hydrolase → MENIKFTSKGITCAAWYIPAKSDEYKSSQGRPCIILGNGFGGTKDTGLLDFAEPFSQAGFDTFAFDYRGFGESAGLPRQHVSYIQQREDYHAAIEAARNLPHVDGSRIALWGTSYSGGHVVVVAAQDPKISAVVSMNPATDGLAALKQVFQYGGIKQISTAIGHGIKDLMHAITQRPPHLIPIVGQPGTAAMISTPGAEESYTSMAGPTWRNEVCARAALEVSYNRPVAFAKNVKCPTLIQVGANDQIAPPNPARKTARLIQGPAELLEYPIDHFDFYTESWGETVLIDQINFLKKTFSRMPA, encoded by the coding sequence ATGGAAAATATTAAATTTACAAGTAAAGGAATTACCTGTGCCGCATGGTACATCCCTGCAAAATCAGATGAATACAAGTCTTCTCAAGGACGACCTTGTATTATTTTGGGTAACGGTTTCGGTGGTACCAAAGATACGGGATTACTCGATTTTGCCGAGCCTTTCAGTCAGGCAGGTTTTGATACTTTCGCATTTGATTATCGTGGATTTGGAGAGTCTGCTGGACTACCAAGACAGCATGTATCTTATATTCAACAACGAGAGGATTATCATGCCGCGATCGAAGCTGCACGGAATTTACCCCATGTAGATGGAAGTCGTATTGCACTGTGGGGCACGTCTTATTCGGGTGGTCATGTTGTAGTCGTTGCTGCACAAGATCCAAAAATATCGGCTGTCGTCTCCATGAATCCGGCAACTGATGGTTTAGCAGCTCTAAAACAAGTATTCCAATATGGTGGAATAAAGCAGATATCGACAGCAATCGGTCATGGCATAAAAGATTTAATGCATGCCATCACTCAACGCCCTCCCCATCTCATTCCAATTGTTGGACAACCCGGTACAGCTGCAATGATCAGCACACCCGGTGCCGAAGAAAGCTATACCTCTATGGCAGGTCCGACTTGGCGGAATGAAGTCTGTGCTCGTGCAGCTCTGGAAGTTTCATACAACCGGCCTGTGGCTTTTGCAAAAAATGTGAAATGCCCGACCTTGATCCAAGTGGGTGCCAATGACCAGATTGCACCACCGAACCCAGCCCGAAAAACAGCACGTCTAATTCAAGGCCCAGCTGAATTGCTGGAATATCCAATTGATCATTTTGATTTCTATACTGAATCATGGGGCGAAACTGTGCTGATTGATCAGATCAATTTCTTAAAGAAAACCTTCTCAAGGATGCCAGCCTAA